In Cucurbita pepo subsp. pepo cultivar mu-cu-16 chromosome LG04, ASM280686v2, whole genome shotgun sequence, the following are encoded in one genomic region:
- the LOC111792753 gene encoding allene oxide synthase 3-like, whose product MASPTSSSELPLKSIPGGYGFPFLGAIKDRYDYFYFQGKDEFFRSRVAKYRSTVFRANMPPGPFISSDSRVVVLLDALTFQILFDTSKVEKRNLLDGTYMPSLSFTGDIRTCAYLDPSETEHSVLKKLFLCFLASRHDRFIPLFRSSLSEMFIKLEDKIAEKNKVVDFNPISDSMSFDFIFRLLSDGTPDSKLAADGPGMFDKWLAFQLAPLASIGLPKIFSILEDLVIHTMPLPFFLVKSGYMKLYNAFYSCSDSFLAEAEKQGINREKACHNLVFLAGFNAYGGMKVLFPILLKWVGTAGEELHRNLADEIRAAVKEEGGLTFSAIEKMSLLKSVVYEALRIEPPVPFQYAKAKEDIVVQSHDSAFKIKKGEIIFGYQPFATKDGKVFENPEKFIGDRFVGEEGEKLLKYVYWSNGRETEEPTPEDKMCPGKNLVVLMARVIVVEFFLRYDTFSVEVNDLPLGPSVKITSVTKAAVTV is encoded by the coding sequence ATGGCTTCTCCTACTTCTTCCTCTGAACTCCCTCTGAAATCCATTCCCGGCGGCTATGGCTTCCCCTTCCTTGGAGCAATCAAAGACCGATACGATTACTTCTACTTCCAAGGCAAAGACGAATTCTTCCGCTCCCGAGTCGCCAAATACCGCTCCACCGTCTTCCGCGCCAACATGCCGCCGGGCCCCTTCATCTCCTCCGACTCCAGAGTCGTCGTCCTTCTCGACGCTCTCACCTTTCAGATCCTTTTTGATACTTCTAAGGTCGAGAAACGCAATCTTCTCGATGGAACTTACATGCCCTCCTTGTCCTTTACCGGCGACATTCGCACCTGCGCCTATTTGGACCCGTCGGAAACAGAGCACTCTGTTTTGAAAAAgctcttcctctgttttctggCTTCTCGTCACGACAGGTTTATCCCTCTGTTCCGAAGCTCCTTGTCGGAGATGTTTATTAAACTTGAAGATAAAATCGCTGAGAAGAATAAGGTTGTCGATTTCAACCCGATTAGTGATTCCATGTCGTTTGACTTTATATTCCGGCTGCTCTCCGACGGGACCCCTGACTCTAAACTGGCAGCCGATGGACCTGGAATGTTCGATAAATGGCTCGCTTTCCAGCTCGCCCCACTGGCTTCCATTGGGTTGCCGAAGATATTCTCAATTTTAGAAGATCTCGTCATTCACACCATGCCACTGcctttctttcttgtcaagAGTGGTTACATGAAGCTTTACAATGCGTTTTACTCCTGCTCTGATTCGTTTCTAGCCGAAGCGGAGAAACAGGGGATAAACAGAGAGAAAGCGTGTCACAATTTAGTGTTTCTGGCCGGATTCAATGCGTACGGCGGAATGAAAGTACTTTTTCCGATTTTGCTGAAGTGGGTCGGCACCGCTGGGGAGGAGCTTCACCGGAATCTCGCCGACGAAATCAGAGCCGCCGTGAAGGAAGAAGGGGGATTGACATTTAGCGCAATAGAGAAGATGAGTCTATTGAAATCCGTCGTGTACGAAGCGCTGAGGATCGAGCCGCCGGTGCCATTCCAATACGCGAAAGCGAAGGAGGACATCGTGGTACAGAGCCACGATTCCGCTTTCAAGATAAAGAAAGGGGAGATCATTTTTGGGTATCAGCCGTTTGCAACTAAAGATGGAAAGGTTTTTGAGAATCCGGAGAAGTTCATCGGCGACAGGTTCGTCGGAGAAGAAGGGGAGAAGCTTCTGAAGTATGTTTACTGGTCGAACGGGAGGGAGACAGAGGAGCCGACGCCGGAGGACAAGATGTGTCCGGGGAAAAATCTGGTGGTGCTGATGGCCAGAGTTATTGTAGTGGAATTCTTCCTCCGTTACGACACGTTCTCCGTCGAGGTCAACGATTTGCCGTTGGGTCCGTCGGTGAAGATCACGTCCGTCACGAAAGCCGCTGTTACGGTCTGA